The genomic window agaatgtgtttttatattatggatatcaaatgaaagctgagagctctaaagttcattgtgatattcgatttaggcgcatcaacctggcaaaactgataaatatgcatgcgaagccgaaataaagacaagaattaataatacccacatacatacgtcctattcgatttgccggAAATTTCGTGTAtaagtttgcctatattagtatttacgatgattttttccgggaagtataccagagacggactgggacttggattaggactaggactgggactgagattgagactcggagtgggactgggactgagactcggaatgggactggaacaaaatacataccaccctctgggactggcagtaagagatgaagaagaaggagaaaaacttgagagaagagaaaagagagaaggagactgagaaagagatagaatgagacgaagatggagatgaagcgaaaaagacggagggaggagtgagtaaaaagattaggaaaaagtgtagaggggtagggcagagttaggcggaaaaagcttattaaaatgtaagcagataggccaaatctaggcagaacaacgtctgccgggtctgctagtgtttGTATAAAATTGTAGTTCGCAACATCACTccgatataaataaatacatgggTATGTATCTAAATTGATGCAATTTTATTTATGCATGCAATGCTTTATTTATGAACTTTTTGGCTTTCAAAAGTATTTCCTTCAGCGTGGGATGCCAGGTGCATGGCCAATAATTCGCTATGCAATTCGTGCATCTTGGCAGTTGGATTTTATGCTAATGCTAATATATTCGATGGCACATATTACGTAAGTCTTGAATGTGACGGCTTATATGTTAAAACATGTTTTCCTGCAAATTATTAAGTTTTTCAGGCTTAGTACAAATTCCAGCAAGAACAATAAATTTTAACTGGAAATGAATAGGGAAACACTTTACACAAGAACAAATTTGTTCTTCTTGCGAGTGTGAGGCATAATCGACTTGCGATATTGAGTCATACATGATAGCATCATACTAGTAAGCGGAGAACAGCAGATCTTATTGAAGGTCTCAATGCATTACGGTATAATAATAGTTAGTAAAATTTAAGTCGTTTTTCAAACTTACTTCGGCAATGTCCACGATATGCAACAGCCAATGACGGGTTGTTAGTGCGACAAGCACGTTTCTTCAATTGACATTCTGTGTTGTAAGTACGACCGTCTGTACCGCAAACAGGATGAGGTCCATGGAAGTTTTCTACCTAcaggaaaaataaataaaatcttttatcaaagtgatataaataaaaataggCCATACTAACATTTAATAATTAAGGCTATTAGCGCAAAAAAGtgaaatttcagataaaaaatggTAAACTCAGCATTTGCTGCTCTTGGTCTTTAACTGTGCCATTTTATCTCTTGTGTAAATGGCTGAACCACTATTGTGCGAATACGTCCAGTTTATAACTGTGTAGGTATCTACCAATGGCAAAAATTTGCCAATGGGGTACAGCTGTACTTCCGGGAGAGTGGCCAGTTATGTGATCATACTTAAACCGGACTTTTTTCTCAAGTGTGCAGCACTGTGCTCCCAACATAATGGGCGGGTGCTTGAGTGGGGTACTGTCTCCTATTCAAATTAATGATTACTGATGCTATCAGCGTAAGCATTGGAATAGTGCGAATGCAGAGGGCATCTGAAATATTTAGGAGAAGGTTTCTGAAGCCCTAATGCGAATAATTCTCAACACCGGCGGCCCAGACGAAGCTACCCATCAGCTATTGTGCGACGTTATCAGCTTGAAAATATTATAACCAACACCAGTGTGGCATGGACCTAAAATTACTCACCAAAAAGAATTTACTAGCGCCTTACCGAATTACTGGTATACGAATAGCAAGtacttatcggacggtgtccgacgacgcggcCCTCTGAATGACATTGCAATCAGGTGacttatacaaagaaaaaaaaagcacCAGGCCTCGAATAATAGTTACGTGGCAACAACGGTGCGAAGAATCGCTGGAACTCCCCCTGAAGTCATGCCTAACGGCGGAGCCACGCGGTGTGGACACATAAACAGTCCTAGCCTGgattcattgggccacttgagggcagtagGCTGCCCCAAAAATAAAAGGCATTTGTCTTAGCTTACCACCCATCTTATAAATAATTGGTATCATAGGCCTGTGTACGCCAAACTTGAAAAATtgaacgaggacaaaacgaagtacctgctgtcatcaagcaaaaaattagcgcaTTTGCTCCTTTACAACCACACCACTGTCGGTAGCCATAATTTAGAAACAACATCAgcattgaaatccagcgaagaatcgctCTTACCAAGAATTGGTACTTTAGACAAAATAGGCCATTCAAATGTAAGGTCCAatctcggcaaatgaaaatcatgtTCCACAAGTCACTACCCGTCCTTCTTTATGGTGCAGTAAGTAGGCTGGATAATGACAACATctgatgaggcggctctgggagtgctcgagagaaaagttcttcgaaagattcacGAACCTCTAAGCGTTGGCGACGGCGGGTACCAATGAAGATGtaaatgagctgtacgagccttatgcagacatcaacatagtacagcgaattaTAACACAGAAGCTACGccagctaggccatgttatgtgaattaAAGATGATGCTTCGGCGATTTAAGTTCCTTAGTTTTACCAATTGGCGCCAAATAGCACAGCGAAGAAGCAACTGGCGCGAatttttggacggccatagccgtttaaacggttaagtgccaattaagtaagtaagtaaacccATTGGCATCCGTCTACGATTCGAACATATTATAGAGATCTACTTGGAACACGACGCAGTGGTGGCGATCGTGAATACAAAAACACACCCCTGCATACCGACCTCTCATATTCACAGATTATTTATATCCAACTCACTAATTACAGTTTTCTGAGGTTCCCAACATAAAtcctcaaaaatattttgaatatatatGAATAGAAACTCAACTCACCGCAACTTCGAATTGACGATTCGGAAATCCataaacattgaatttgttaTTAATGCCATCGAGTAATGCCGAATCATCGGAATTAAGAGATGACTTGCCAACGTCAGCAGAAACACCTTCACCAAAAAACGATTCCGTCATCGATGCGCTGTGTTTTTGTGTGTTGATCGCTGTAGAAGATGACGACGACGACGAGGATGATTTTGCCAAATAACTTCCGTGATCTAATAAACGATCATCGAAAGATGGCGACATGATGACGGAATTTACGGGAGTGGTAGCCGTTTCTGTTGCTGTTTTTTGTGTTGTCTGCAAATCTATTGTCATTGGTaatagagttgttgttgttgttgttgtatgtgtTGGTTGTGAGGATGTTGTCATAGATATTGAAGATGTGCGCGTGCGAAAGTTTTTAGTGACGTtgctattatttttgttgttattgtgatCCTTGAGATTTTTGTGTTTCGTATGTTGCACACGAGGAGTTTGATGCTGtagatcaatttgttgttgttgttccagCTCCAGcaggtgctgttgttgtttttgcaattGATGATGTTTGCGTTTTCGTTGATGCTGTTGATGGCGATGCCGTTCGTTATGTTTGCTGCCACCTTCAAAGTTATAGTTGTTGTTATTGCCACCGTTTGCCATGTCTACTACTCCAAGCAACAACTCATCGTGATTTGGAATATTCTCGTGTCGTCTGGCTTGTGATGGCGTTGGCAAACGTTTTATGATTGCAAAATTGTTATTGCTGTTCTGTGGCAGACGTTTACCAAAAtccatttcattttctttctGTTGCCTACTGCGTTtctgctggttgttgttgttttgtgttaAGCTTTTATTTGTTTTATGTCTAGACGATGAATTTAAGCGTTTTCGGATCCCTAACGACGTTGCTGTAATTGTTTTTGTTCTTGTTGAATCAAGGCTACTGCGTCGTTGGTTGCTCGTCGATAAATCGTCAAACCAATCACCAACATCACCATCTTCGTTACGATCATCAGCACCTGCCTGCATCCTGACGTCGtctttgttttctttttcatcgtcatcatcatcatcattatcatcgcCTTCATCATCATAATTATGCTCATAATCATTTTCTCTATTTCTATATTTCTTACGATGCCGCCTATTTGTTCTTACATTGCTAAAAATTTGTAATCTTCGTTGTATGTGGGGTTTCTCGCTTTCGCGCTCCACATTCGCCATTATGAATAGTCTACCCGTCTTCTGCTTTATCTCGTTTAAATGTTTATTTAGTTGATGCTTTTCTTGGCTTTGACTTTGCATTGTAATCATTTTTCTTTGGTTTTGGTTTTGTGTTTGGTGTTCAACACCTAAATTAATATTTGTAATTTCACTACTTAAACTACGTATGTCACGTGGCGACTTGTCATCACCGAGGAAGGGTAGCGTTGAGCCGCTTGCCATTTTCGCACTCACTTCAACTCCACTGGTCGTACCACCGCCCAGCACAATGTGTCGATTCGTGAGCAGTTGTTCGCTGTGTAGTTCGTGCCCACGAAAAATCTTTTGCTGTTCTGCTTGTTGTCTGCGGCGTTTTGCTGCTCCACACTCGGGTGCACAAACACATTTTGGACGGTCCTTACGTTTGACGCATTTCTTGTTCCATCCGCATTGCATGCTTTTGCAGCTCACTGAAATTGGAAAAGGATTGGTTTATATCAGTGGTGCACAAAGCCAGCAGAGCTTCGAACACAAACGTAATATTTTTTGTAGGAATGTGTGTATTAGACTGTGTCgaattattaaccgatatcgcgccatcgatttttagataggatttgggctcaggaaaaaaagttccactacgcacacCCAAAACAAGAATTttagagcctgcgaaatttcatttgtttttttttacttttttcgattttgatttttaaggttttttttcatgacctactaaaaaaattttcatttgattgtaaaattttcatgttggcgataacaatttttttaataggtcatgaaaaaaaccttaaaaatcaaagtcgaaaaaagtcctaaaaattgaaatttcgcaggctcgagaattatttttttcgatatgcgtagtggaactttttttcttgagcccaaatcttatcgaaaaatcgatggcgcgatatcggttaactttcttccatacaaatcgacccaccctaatgtgtataCATGTAGAATGGAGAAAAAACTTTGAGCATACAATTTACGCATGAGATCAGAGACGTAAAGCTGTGGCGGAACTATATAAGGTGGCAGTACGGTGAccgctgatttgtacttttttaatatgatttgatacatcaacttccggaacagtacgattttgacattaatccataaaatttacaaaaaaaaagtacatggaacttttttATGTTTaggtaggtatgtcaccatgctgccaccttgtatggttccgccggGGCACAATAAACGagtggtcgcagtgcgatcctcaattaattatctatggttccgccatggctgaATCTGAGTCGCGGCGCTCATACGAAAAGGTTGAGTGCGCCGAATAAATTTCCGAAACTCTACGAAACTAGAGAGGGCGTTATTGGTTTATATAATAGAGAGAGATGAAGAAAGAGAGAGTGATACAGATAGAGCAGAGAAAGTGAAAATCCGAATACACGCATACTTCATAAAAATAATCAtaagaaaattttgttaaattttacattattgaaaTGCATAATTCGTATTAAATTGATGTTGTATTCACATGTAAAATAATGCAAAACTTTTATCTTTTCTTGATGTAAAATCCATGCATGAACAGTTGGCATAAAAAGGGGATTTATGTTAagaatgcaaaaagaaaaaaatacgaaTATATTCTTAAAAGTGAGGTAAAAGGAACAAAGGGCAGTAAAAACGGGATTCATTTCCATTAAATATGACACATCCTGACAATTTGTATTTTGAAAGGGGATGGAATTGTTTCgtatatttcgggactatttcgtgaacATTTCGGGATAAATCCAGCAACACTTCACTATTATCTCAAGGATCGTTTCCAAACTATTTCGGGCAAATTTGTGGTAATTTCAGGATCACTTGATTTCACCATACGGCGATAGTAGTAAAGCGGCATCAATTACAGGTCGAACAGACTACTTAATTCCCTACCTGCGCTTCAAAGGGGCTCCTAAAGCCACAATAGAAATGTCGGAAAAGCCGTAACATGCGTAAACCGATAgtttcaaagtagtggaaggagcagggtctgctgtatactgttctgatccggaaataagcagatcatacaagctgccagatcattgtagcgtttttcaggcggaagtattagccggaaccaaatcagtagaaacactgaaagaaaatatgttaaactgcagccgtgtcaacttttacattgacagccaagcagcaattaaggcaataagctcgcatagcacagcatctaaaagtgtgttaaagtttaagcaatccctggaaagagtcaggacagggagaagcatacacctATATTGGTTCCCTGGGcacatgggaatgaaaaagcggatgaactaaaAACGGGtcatctcttgaagcttgcttcTTAGGCGTTTCAATTAGATTTAGCGTGATTAGAGAagacgagagttgcacatgatcgaccaagcgagaaaggcgtgggtctaagcacggggctgtaaagtgtcgaagattatgtgtaggtcttacaaccataTACTAACAAATTGGCTccaatcattaaaaagagagggctgtagactcataacgggtaCTCTGACTGGAAACTACTCATAGGAACCATTTTTCCTCTAGTTCAATTTCGATCCTTCCAGCTTTTGTTTCAGTTTAAACTTAAATTCATCCTACTAAATTATTACATACCCAGTTTTTAATGTCTCCACATGACATAGACATATTTCAAATTGTAAAGCCGAACCAATTCTTTTAAAATCTCTATCCCTACATCTGTGTGGATATCGGAGTTGCCAGAGAGTTGCCTGCTCAATACGTGTTTAATACAATCGCCTATcttaggtgaggttaacaattgggttgtagaATCTATAAAATGTGCTGGAAACCTGATGAAGGGGCTGCGCACACAACCCTTTGAACTCACTTAGGCTTTCGTGTATATGACGTTTGCGTAGCTTAAATTTGATGAAAGACATGCCGTTAAAGGACCCTAgcttcacattttttttaatattctaacAAGGTATATACGTATTATACTTACATGCGCAGGGTGAACAAGTCATGCCATCACCAACTGTGGTtgcgaaaaaaaattccacttcCGTTACGTCTCTATCCGTATAATACAGTTCAGGATAACGGCAACACTCCGCTTTCGTGCTGTTACGCAAATAAATCTCGCTGCATTTCCCATTGCTTTGGATAGAACGCCAGCAGGCGCCAGCTGGAAGAAAGAAGACATGACATACAAATAAAAAGGTATTCATATAGGGCTGCGTGCCACTTTGCAGCCTGTGACGTTGTTGGATCTCGATACCAGATGAATTTTCTCCTACTATCCATTGCCACTACTGTACATTCGGCTCCACAGTTCGGACTCATTAACATTAGTTGTTTAAATTGCCTGATCGCACAAAATGTTCTGCCGTAGCCAAGCAGCTATTAAAGCTCTAAGTTGAACTGTGGTGATCGGGGTTTGAAACGGCCACTGTCCATTGAGAGTTCATGCAGTACGTCTCAAAATATTGGAAAGCCTCTCTTGCTGCATGGAGGATGAAGAGCTATCACATGCTTGTTATCACAACAGAACTTCTTGTTGTCCTTGTAAGCATCCCCATCCCGGATCCAGAGGTCAGTCTAAGCAGGCTATGCAGACGTCCATGATCAGTATAATGGGAGCCCTGAAAACTACCCAGACAACAgtattgcatgccattctgcaccTCCCACCTGCAGACCTAATGACCAAAAATATAGTCATGGCAACAACATCAAGGCTTAACGTCTCGAGGCAGCTTATAGCTCGCGCCCGAGCGTCGAGATCTTGGGGTAATTGTAAGGAAATGGCAAAACATACTAAACACTTGTATACCGACGGTTCCAAATAAACGGAAGAGATCGAGTctgctgccagatcactgtagtgtattTGACGCAGAATTTGTAGTCGTGAAGAAAACAGGAAAAATTCttaaggaagcgtgcttaagctgcaatcaCGTCAATATACATATTGACAGTGAGGCGacgatcaaggcaataatctcaaaaAGTACTTCAGGAAGAAGTGTCCTactatggaatcgtaacatacaATCAcagatcgaaaactattttcactcaagcgataaaatTAGGCTTCcaactatttaaagaaaataataatatattatggatctaGTGAGTAGCCGTTGATCCTAAtgcacatatttcattaatcctaTACACCATTTCGAAGCTATTGTTATTTCAAAAACGGCATTCGATCAacgatcgtatgttacgatttggcccctGGAATTCAAAGAAGCAATGGAGTGACTTCGCTCCGGaaggaccatacatctatactgggttccggAGCGGAGAGTTGTCAGATCTCGAGGTAGCAATTAAGCtagatcctagaaaacttctagtgttTTCCAAGTTAACACCGTCATTCCTTAACATAAGTCTTGCTGCCTAATTGGTGTTTT from Eurosta solidaginis isolate ZX-2024a chromosome 3, ASM4086904v1, whole genome shotgun sequence includes these protein-coding regions:
- the Fs gene encoding uncharacterized protein Fs, which gives rise to MYKCEPVLKYIKHTTNTTHTLTFLKSNYKYKRRFFKNVPTVQAIGEKRQQAKLIAIDEAEGERKQKQNRNQNTKNNLKTYAIYQIIATNHIIYEIKSIIKLFILLIGNILTESTCYHNKSSHCSKKFCNGANVALAQSFKVLESFDDDTSHQRLNYDKVLSVQWQKAMVHQWGRERQRRVVQIANVAFNQNKLCNNNCCHCNDSNWQDLSPVAMQLSTKATTMSIQQEHQQQHTLSAAASYTSNGRINLLTTLVAILFMALAFNAPPLVDAGACWRSIQSNGKCSEIYLRNSTKAECCRYPELYYTDRDVTEVEFFFATTVGDGMTCSPCALSCKSMQCGWNKKCVKRKDRPKCVCAPECGAAKRRRQQAEQQKIFRGHELHSEQLLTNRHIVLGGGTTSGVEVSAKMASGSTLPFLGDDKSPRDIRSLSSEITNINLGVEHQTQNQNQRKMITMQSQSQEKHQLNKHLNEIKQKTGRLFIMANVERESEKPHIQRRLQIFSNVRTNRRHRKKYRNRENDYEHNYDDEGDDNDDDDDDEKENKDDVRMQAGADDRNEDGDVGDWFDDLSTSNQRRSSLDSTRTKTITATSLGIRKRLNSSSRHKTNKSLTQNNNNQQKRSRQQKENEMDFGKRLPQNSNNNFAIIKRLPTPSQARRHENIPNHDELLLGVVDMANGGNNNNYNFEGGSKHNERHRHQQHQRKRKHHQLQKQQQHLLELEQQQQIDLQHQTPRVQHTKHKNLKDHNNNKNNSNVTKNFRTRTSSISMTTSSQPTHTTTTTTTLLPMTIDLQTTQKTATETATTPVNSVIMSPSFDDRLLDHGSYLAKSSSSSSSSSTAINTQKHSASMTESFFGEGVSADVGKSSLNSDDSALLDGINNKFNVYGFPNRQFEVAVENFHGPHPVCGTDGRTYNTECQLKKRACRTNNPSLAVAYRGHCRTSCNGVKCLNDQTCVEDQYSIPHCIVCKINCPDDDVAAMAGRPIDPSRAVCGVDGKTYRSICDINRMICVSGRSIAIAYPGPCRDDRPFCSEINCGHKHTCLVDLLTHEPRCVSCSYKCARKRRPTSLRFEEGKICGVNNRTYNSWCELRRDSCNTGFLIDIKMAGECH